A genomic window from Quercus lobata isolate SW786 chromosome 10, ValleyOak3.0 Primary Assembly, whole genome shotgun sequence includes:
- the LOC115963608 gene encoding auxilin-related protein 2-like isoform X1, which yields MNDFEGLLASDFGFKPQGKSAPMAGSKSTSTIGGSSTRPRSSSNSFEDRDSLFTANPQQKSQDFGSGFGDLFGSARYAPKSDATTTTTTSSSFNFDMFRDSGAPVKSSSSSSAPPPPVYDKPVYDDDIFDGVPGLKSSSANAKYEDVFTSVAASSPPKRSGSGIGSGSDAFDDLLGGFGKVERESKGSGVNVKRSQREEKKSVPDFDDLLPGFGGSRVPSERPTSETSWSSEPTVNAARSPSSDVEDPFKILESTSHPVVSSPEHFVDPLEEISKLNNSRSTKSEDFSAANGGANDDADPFEGLGKSVPAFSAERSNRGKDKSPSRTDTNASWNRTSTSKESIQRTSVRSPESHSQRKTPVQSDQESHQTPFDMPTFSSDSHKSFGQTASPPSYVNASSNEANVHVDMSPRSEENLESSEDVWLTVSEIPLFTQPTNAPPPSRPPPPRPVQVSNSRGRSGSPAYTNSRKMNEYNSFPNSARFSQGPKSASAAASDSVASPFDDLDDFAMGRSQNNVDERANGVPSEELEMNSVAAAMKEAMDRAEAKFRHAREVRERESTKAARSRDTVQFEKDERTTQDERVLREKPERIDRERLQRERAEEEREQKRLQKERERAREIEREREEKEREQRRLEKERERARQAVERATREARERAAIDARLRAEKAAVEKANSEARERAERAAVQRAQAEARERAAADAKERAERAATEAKERAAVARAEAEARVRAERAAVERAAAEARERAAAAARMNQQKNENDLESFFSMGRASSAPRPRNNPSEPFDSQFQNRQEPEVARKSATVSTNIRKANSATNIVDDLSSIFGAAPSSGEFQDVEGENEDRRRARLERHQRTQERAAKALAEKNERDLQTQRDQAERHRIAETLDAEIKRWASGKEGNLRALLSTMQYVLWPECGWQPVSLTDMITGPAVKKAYRKATLCIHPDKVQQKGATLQQKYIAEKVFDLLKEAWNKFNSEELF from the exons ATGAACGACTTCGAGGGCCTATTAGCCTCCGATTTCGGCTTCAAACCCCAAGGCAAATCGGCTCCGATGGCCGGTTccaaatccacctccaccatcgGAGGATCGTCAACGCGTCCTCGCTCCTCCTCCAATTCCTTCGAAGATCGCGATTCTCTCTTCACGGCCAACCCGCAGCAGAAATCCCAAGATTTCGGTTCCGGATTCGGCGATCTCTTCGGCTCCGCTCGCTACGCCCCCAAATCGgacgccaccaccaccaccacgacTTCTTCCTCCTTCAATTTCGATATGTTTCGCGATTCCGGTGCTCCGGTGAAGTCTTCGTCTTCATCGTCGGCGCCTCCTCCACCTGTCTACGACAAGCCGGTTTACGATGATGACATTTTTGACGGAGTCCCCGGGCTCAAGAGCTCGTCGGCAAACGCGAAGTACGAAGACGTTTTCACATCGGTTGCAGCTTCATCGCCGCCGAAACGGAGCGGTAGCGGGATTGGGAGCGGGAGCGATGCGTTTGACGATCTTCTAGGGGGATTCGGGAAGGTGGAGCGTGAGTCAAAGGGTTCGGGCGTAAATGTAAAGCGATCGCAGagggaggagaagaagagtgtGCCGGATTTCGATGATTTGCTACCTGGCTTCGGTGGTTCTAGGGTTCCTAGTGAAAG GCCAACTTCAGAGACCAGCTGGTCCTCAGAACCAACTGTCAATGCAGCTAGATCTCCCTCCAGCGACGTGGAAGACCCCTTTAAAATATTAGAATCAACTTCACATCCTGTTGTTTCATCTCCTGAGCACTTTGTTGATCCATTAGAAGAAATTAGTAAGCTCAATAATTCACGAAGCACAAAAAGTGAGGATTTTTCTGCTGCTAATGGAGGAGCAAATGATGATGCTGACCCCTTTGAAGGCCTTGGGAAATCTGTACCAGCATTTTCAGCAGAGAGGAGTAACAGGGGGAAGGACAAGAGTCCTTCAAGGACAGATACGAATGCAAGTTGGAACAGAACTTCCACTAGTAAAGAATCAATTCAAAGAACGTCTGTGAGAAGTCCTGAAAGTCACTCACAGAGGAAAACACCTGTTCAAAGTGATCAGGAGTCTCATCAGACCCCATTCGACATGCCAACATTTTCATCTGATTCTCATAAATCTTTTGGTCAAACAGCTTCTCCCCCTTCCTATGTAAATGCTAGTTCTAATGAGGCAAATGTTCATGTAGATATGTCTCCTAGATCTGAAGAAAATTTGGAATCATCGGAAGATGTATGGCTGACTGTATCAGAGATTCCTCTTTTCACACAACCCACGAatgctccaccaccttcaaggCCCCCTCCCCCCAGGCCAGTACAGGTTTCAAATTCAAGGGGAAGATCAGGTTCCCCTGCTTACACAAATTCAAGAAAGATGAATGAGTACAATTCTTTCCCGAATTCTGCTCGATTCTCTCAGGGTCCCAAGTCAGCTTCTGCTGCAGCGAGTGACTCAGTTGCATCTCCCTTTGATGACCTTGATGACTTTGCCATGGGTAGGAGTCAAAATAATGTTGATGAGAGAGCAAATGGTGTTCCTAGTGAAGAATTGGAGATGAACTCAGTTGCCGCTGCCATGAAGGAGGCTATGGATAGAGCTGAGGCTAAATTCAGACATGCGAGGGAagtaagggagagagagagtacaaaaGCTGCTAGAAGTAGAGATACTGTGCAGTTTGAAAAAGATGAGAGAACTACGCAAGATGAGAGAGTATTAAGAGAGAAACCAGAAAGGATAGACCGTGAACGGTTGCAGAGAGAAAGGgcagaggaagagagggaacaAAAAAGACTTcagaaggagagggagagagctaGGGAAATTGAGAGGGAAAGGGAGGAGAAGGAGAGAGAACAGAGGAGGCTTGAGAAGGAAAGGGAGAGAGCGAGGCAAGCTGTGGAAAGGGCTACTAGGGAGGCACGTGAAAGAGCTGCTATTGATGCTCGCCTAAGAGCTGAAAAAGCTGCCGTTGAGAAGGCAAATTCTGAAGCTCGAGAGCGTGCTGAAAGGGCTGCTGTCCAGAGAGCACAAGCTGAAGCCCGTGAAAGGGCAGCTGCAGATGCAAAGGAGAGGGCTGAAAGGGCTGCAACAGAAGCAAAGGAGAGAGCTGCAGTAGCAAGGGCTGAAGCCGAAGCACGAGTAAGGGCAGAACGAGCTGCTGTAGAAAGGGCTGCAGCAGAGGCTCGAGAAAGGGCTGCAGCTGCTGCGAGGATGAACcaacaaaagaatgaaaatgatcTTGAATCCTTCTTTAGCATGGGTCGAGCCAGCAGTGCGCCAAGGCCTAGGAATAACCCTTCG GAACCATTTGATTCCCAATTTCAGAACAGGCAAGAACCTGAAGTCGCGAGAAAATCTGCAACAGTTTCCACAAACATTAGGAAAGCAAATTCAGCAACAAATATTGTTGACGACCTTTCGTCAATTTTTGGAG CTGCTCCATCATCTGGGGAGTTCCAGGATGTTGAAGGAGAAAATGAAGACAGACGAAGAGCCAGGTTGGAACGCCACCAGAGGACCCAGGAGCGTGCG GCTAAAGCACTAGCTGAGAAGAATGAGAGGGACCTTCAAACTCAGAGGGATCAAGCCGAGAGACAT AGGATTGCGGAAACACTGGATGCTGAGATCAAGCGTTGGGCTTCAGGGAAAGAGGGGAATTTGCGTGCTTTGCTCTCAACTATGCAATAT GTACTCTGGCCTGAATGTGGTTGGCAGCCAGTTTCTTTGACTGATATGATTACAGGGCCCGCAGTTAAAAAGGCATATAGGAAGGCAACCTTGTGCATCCACCCTGATAAGGTGCAACAAAAGGGTGCCACCCTTCAACAGAAATATATTGCTGAGAAGGTGTTTGACCTCCTAAAG GAAGCTTGGAACAAGTTCAATTCTGAGGAGCTTTTTTAA
- the LOC115963608 gene encoding auxilin-related protein 2-like isoform X2, producing MNDFEGLLASDFGFKPQGKSAPMAGSKSTSTIGGSSTRPRSSSNSFEDRDSLFTANPQQKSQDFGSGFGDLFGSARYAPKSDATTTTTTSSSFNFDMFRDSGAPVKSSSSSSAPPPPVYDKPVYDDDIFDGVPGLKSSSANAKYEDVFTSVAASSPPKRSGSGIGSGSDAFDDLLGGFGKVERESKGSGVNVKRSQREEKKSVPDFDDLLPGFGGSRVPSERPTSETSWSSEPTVNAARSPSSDVEDPFKILESTSHPVVSSPEHFVDPLEEISKLNNSRSTKSEDFSAANGGANDDADPFEGLGKSVPAFSAERSNRGKDKSPSRTDTNASWNRTSTSKESIQRTSVRSPESHSQRKTPVQSDQESHQTPFDMPTFSSDSHKSFGQTASPPSYVNASSNEANVHVDMSPRSEENLESSEDVWLTVSEIPLFTQPTNAPPPSRPPPPRPVQVSNSRGRSGSPAYTNSRKMNEYNSFPNSARFSQGPKSASAAASDSVASPFDDLDDFAMGRSQNNVDERANGVPSEELEMNSVAAAMKEAMDRAEAKFRHAREVRERESTKAARSRDTVQFEKDERTTQDERVLREKPERIDRERLQRERAEEEREQKRLQKERERAREIEREREEKEREQRRLEKERERARQAVERATREARERAAIDARLRAEKAAVEKANSEARERAERAAVQRAQAEARERAAADAKERAERAATEAKERAAVARAEAEARVRAERAAVERAAAEARERAAAAARMNQQKNENDLESFFSMGRASSAPRPRNNPSNRQEPEVARKSATVSTNIRKANSATNIVDDLSSIFGAAPSSGEFQDVEGENEDRRRARLERHQRTQERAAKALAEKNERDLQTQRDQAERHRIAETLDAEIKRWASGKEGNLRALLSTMQYVLWPECGWQPVSLTDMITGPAVKKAYRKATLCIHPDKVQQKGATLQQKYIAEKVFDLLKEAWNKFNSEELF from the exons ATGAACGACTTCGAGGGCCTATTAGCCTCCGATTTCGGCTTCAAACCCCAAGGCAAATCGGCTCCGATGGCCGGTTccaaatccacctccaccatcgGAGGATCGTCAACGCGTCCTCGCTCCTCCTCCAATTCCTTCGAAGATCGCGATTCTCTCTTCACGGCCAACCCGCAGCAGAAATCCCAAGATTTCGGTTCCGGATTCGGCGATCTCTTCGGCTCCGCTCGCTACGCCCCCAAATCGgacgccaccaccaccaccacgacTTCTTCCTCCTTCAATTTCGATATGTTTCGCGATTCCGGTGCTCCGGTGAAGTCTTCGTCTTCATCGTCGGCGCCTCCTCCACCTGTCTACGACAAGCCGGTTTACGATGATGACATTTTTGACGGAGTCCCCGGGCTCAAGAGCTCGTCGGCAAACGCGAAGTACGAAGACGTTTTCACATCGGTTGCAGCTTCATCGCCGCCGAAACGGAGCGGTAGCGGGATTGGGAGCGGGAGCGATGCGTTTGACGATCTTCTAGGGGGATTCGGGAAGGTGGAGCGTGAGTCAAAGGGTTCGGGCGTAAATGTAAAGCGATCGCAGagggaggagaagaagagtgtGCCGGATTTCGATGATTTGCTACCTGGCTTCGGTGGTTCTAGGGTTCCTAGTGAAAG GCCAACTTCAGAGACCAGCTGGTCCTCAGAACCAACTGTCAATGCAGCTAGATCTCCCTCCAGCGACGTGGAAGACCCCTTTAAAATATTAGAATCAACTTCACATCCTGTTGTTTCATCTCCTGAGCACTTTGTTGATCCATTAGAAGAAATTAGTAAGCTCAATAATTCACGAAGCACAAAAAGTGAGGATTTTTCTGCTGCTAATGGAGGAGCAAATGATGATGCTGACCCCTTTGAAGGCCTTGGGAAATCTGTACCAGCATTTTCAGCAGAGAGGAGTAACAGGGGGAAGGACAAGAGTCCTTCAAGGACAGATACGAATGCAAGTTGGAACAGAACTTCCACTAGTAAAGAATCAATTCAAAGAACGTCTGTGAGAAGTCCTGAAAGTCACTCACAGAGGAAAACACCTGTTCAAAGTGATCAGGAGTCTCATCAGACCCCATTCGACATGCCAACATTTTCATCTGATTCTCATAAATCTTTTGGTCAAACAGCTTCTCCCCCTTCCTATGTAAATGCTAGTTCTAATGAGGCAAATGTTCATGTAGATATGTCTCCTAGATCTGAAGAAAATTTGGAATCATCGGAAGATGTATGGCTGACTGTATCAGAGATTCCTCTTTTCACACAACCCACGAatgctccaccaccttcaaggCCCCCTCCCCCCAGGCCAGTACAGGTTTCAAATTCAAGGGGAAGATCAGGTTCCCCTGCTTACACAAATTCAAGAAAGATGAATGAGTACAATTCTTTCCCGAATTCTGCTCGATTCTCTCAGGGTCCCAAGTCAGCTTCTGCTGCAGCGAGTGACTCAGTTGCATCTCCCTTTGATGACCTTGATGACTTTGCCATGGGTAGGAGTCAAAATAATGTTGATGAGAGAGCAAATGGTGTTCCTAGTGAAGAATTGGAGATGAACTCAGTTGCCGCTGCCATGAAGGAGGCTATGGATAGAGCTGAGGCTAAATTCAGACATGCGAGGGAagtaagggagagagagagtacaaaaGCTGCTAGAAGTAGAGATACTGTGCAGTTTGAAAAAGATGAGAGAACTACGCAAGATGAGAGAGTATTAAGAGAGAAACCAGAAAGGATAGACCGTGAACGGTTGCAGAGAGAAAGGgcagaggaagagagggaacaAAAAAGACTTcagaaggagagggagagagctaGGGAAATTGAGAGGGAAAGGGAGGAGAAGGAGAGAGAACAGAGGAGGCTTGAGAAGGAAAGGGAGAGAGCGAGGCAAGCTGTGGAAAGGGCTACTAGGGAGGCACGTGAAAGAGCTGCTATTGATGCTCGCCTAAGAGCTGAAAAAGCTGCCGTTGAGAAGGCAAATTCTGAAGCTCGAGAGCGTGCTGAAAGGGCTGCTGTCCAGAGAGCACAAGCTGAAGCCCGTGAAAGGGCAGCTGCAGATGCAAAGGAGAGGGCTGAAAGGGCTGCAACAGAAGCAAAGGAGAGAGCTGCAGTAGCAAGGGCTGAAGCCGAAGCACGAGTAAGGGCAGAACGAGCTGCTGTAGAAAGGGCTGCAGCAGAGGCTCGAGAAAGGGCTGCAGCTGCTGCGAGGATGAACcaacaaaagaatgaaaatgatcTTGAATCCTTCTTTAGCATGGGTCGAGCCAGCAGTGCGCCAAGGCCTAGGAATAACCCTTCG AACAGGCAAGAACCTGAAGTCGCGAGAAAATCTGCAACAGTTTCCACAAACATTAGGAAAGCAAATTCAGCAACAAATATTGTTGACGACCTTTCGTCAATTTTTGGAG CTGCTCCATCATCTGGGGAGTTCCAGGATGTTGAAGGAGAAAATGAAGACAGACGAAGAGCCAGGTTGGAACGCCACCAGAGGACCCAGGAGCGTGCG GCTAAAGCACTAGCTGAGAAGAATGAGAGGGACCTTCAAACTCAGAGGGATCAAGCCGAGAGACAT AGGATTGCGGAAACACTGGATGCTGAGATCAAGCGTTGGGCTTCAGGGAAAGAGGGGAATTTGCGTGCTTTGCTCTCAACTATGCAATAT GTACTCTGGCCTGAATGTGGTTGGCAGCCAGTTTCTTTGACTGATATGATTACAGGGCCCGCAGTTAAAAAGGCATATAGGAAGGCAACCTTGTGCATCCACCCTGATAAGGTGCAACAAAAGGGTGCCACCCTTCAACAGAAATATATTGCTGAGAAGGTGTTTGACCTCCTAAAG GAAGCTTGGAACAAGTTCAATTCTGAGGAGCTTTTTTAA